A genomic region of Chitinimonas arctica contains the following coding sequences:
- a CDS encoding YajQ family cyclic di-GMP-binding protein translates to MPSFDIVSEVDEVEVKNAVEQANREVGNRFDFKGSDARIEQAEKVLTLFADNEFQLEQAKEILLGKLAKRNVDVRCLDEGKLEKVSGNKVKQTVTVKVGIETELAKKIVRVIKDSKIKVQASIQGEAVRVSGAKRDLLQDTIALVRKSIEEFPLQYQNFRD, encoded by the coding sequence ATGCCGTCTTTCGACATCGTGTCCGAAGTGGACGAAGTGGAAGTAAAGAATGCGGTCGAACAAGCCAATCGCGAAGTCGGCAATCGTTTTGACTTCAAGGGTTCCGATGCTCGCATCGAGCAGGCCGAAAAGGTCCTGACGCTGTTCGCGGACAATGAATTCCAATTGGAACAAGCCAAGGAAATCCTGCTGGGCAAGCTGGCCAAGCGGAACGTCGATGTGCGTTGCCTGGATGAAGGCAAGCTGGAAAAAGTCAGCGGCAACAAGGTCAAGCAGACCGTCACCGTCAAGGTGGGTATCGAGACCGAGCTGGCCAAGAAGATCGTACGGGTGATCAAGGATTCCAAGATCAAGGTCCAGGCCAGCATCCAGGGCGAGGCGGTGCGGGTGAGCGGCGCCAAGCGCGACCTGCTGCAGGATACGATTGCCCTGGTGCGCAAATCCATCGAGGAATTTCCGCTGCAGTACCAGAATTTCCGCGATTGA
- the waaF gene encoding lipopolysaccharide heptosyltransferase II, which translates to MTTPYRILIVAPAWVGDSVMAQPLYQRLKAYRPHVHLSVMAPDWTLPLLERMPEVDATLRNPFGHGALKMGQRWRLGRSLRGQFEQAIVLPNSFKSALVPWFARIPLRTGFVGESRFGLLNDARTLYPKALPQMVERFAALAEGPGKPLPRPLPAPRLTIQVGAQQTALRELGLSADRPIVAFCPGAEYGPAKRWPARHFAELARRLVSQGYAVWLFGSAKDKPETDAIARMAGVELVDLAGRTSLAQAIDLLSLAHLVVTNDSGLMHVAAALQRPVVALYGSSSPEFTPPLSERAEIVSLDLECSPCFERNCPLKHFDCMEKLDSDLVEAAIARTLTKPPGTPASPYIPVVPV; encoded by the coding sequence TTGACGACGCCCTACCGCATCCTGATCGTGGCGCCCGCCTGGGTGGGCGACAGCGTGATGGCGCAGCCGCTCTACCAGCGCCTGAAAGCCTATCGGCCGCATGTCCATCTAAGCGTCATGGCGCCTGACTGGACCCTGCCCCTGCTCGAGCGCATGCCGGAAGTGGATGCCACCCTGCGCAACCCCTTCGGCCACGGCGCCTTGAAAATGGGCCAGCGCTGGCGGCTGGGCCGCAGCCTGCGCGGCCAGTTCGAGCAAGCCATCGTGCTGCCCAACTCGTTCAAGTCGGCCCTGGTGCCCTGGTTTGCCCGCATTCCGCTACGTACCGGTTTTGTCGGGGAATCGCGCTTCGGCCTGCTGAACGATGCCCGCACGCTTTATCCCAAAGCCCTGCCGCAGATGGTGGAACGCTTTGCCGCGCTGGCCGAAGGCCCCGGCAAGCCACTGCCTCGCCCCCTGCCGGCGCCGCGCCTCACCATCCAGGTCGGCGCGCAGCAGACCGCCTTGCGCGAGCTGGGCTTGAGTGCGGACCGCCCCATCGTCGCCTTCTGTCCCGGCGCGGAATATGGTCCGGCCAAGCGCTGGCCGGCCAGGCACTTCGCCGAATTGGCACGCAGGCTGGTGTCGCAGGGTTACGCGGTATGGTTGTTCGGTTCCGCCAAGGACAAGCCCGAAACCGATGCGATTGCCCGCATGGCGGGCGTGGAGCTGGTCGATCTGGCCGGCCGCACCTCGCTGGCACAGGCCATCGACCTCCTCTCGCTGGCCCACCTGGTGGTGACCAACGATTCCGGCCTGATGCATGTGGCGGCCGCGCTGCAAAGGCCGGTGGTGGCGCTGTATGGCTCATCCAGCCCGGAATTCACGCCGCCGCTGAGCGAGCGGGCCGAGATTGTGTCGCTCGACCTCGAATGCAGCCCCTGCTTCGAGCGCAACTGCCCGCTCAAGCATTTCGACTGCATGGAAAAATTGGATAGCGATCTGGTGGAAGCGGCCATCGCCCGCACCCTCACCAAACCGCCCGGGACGCCAGCCAGCCCGTATATTCCCGTGGTACCGGTGTAA
- a CDS encoding zinc-finger domain-containing protein — MTQLKDNTRNQIEVEASDLPLYCPMPDMLKWNAHPRVVIPVGNTGEALCPYCGTKYVLKGGPAGHGH, encoded by the coding sequence ATGACACAGCTCAAAGACAATACCCGCAACCAGATCGAAGTCGAGGCCAGCGATTTGCCGCTGTATTGCCCCATGCCCGACATGCTCAAATGGAACGCCCATCCGCGCGTGGTGATCCCGGTCGGCAATACCGGCGAGGCGCTTTGCCCCTACTGCGGCACCAAGTATGTCTTGAAGGGCGGCCCTGCCGGCCACGGCCACTGA
- a CDS encoding MAPEG family protein produces the protein MTIAYSCLLIVVLLPYLWVAFAKAGRRADGTRIRYNNHAPRKQQASLEGMYARAVWAQDNAFEATPSFAAAVLVAIHAGVAADMVNGLAVAFVVLRVLHGVLYLGDKPALRSLSWVLGMAVVVGLFVMAITK, from the coding sequence GTGACCATTGCCTACAGCTGCCTTTTGATCGTCGTACTGTTGCCTTATCTTTGGGTTGCCTTTGCCAAGGCGGGCCGGCGCGCGGACGGTACCCGCATACGCTACAACAATCATGCGCCGCGCAAGCAACAGGCCAGCCTGGAAGGCATGTACGCCCGGGCGGTCTGGGCGCAGGACAATGCCTTCGAAGCCACGCCCAGCTTTGCCGCTGCCGTGCTGGTGGCGATCCACGCCGGGGTGGCGGCCGATATGGTCAATGGCCTGGCCGTGGCGTTCGTGGTATTGCGGGTCTTGCACGGCGTGCTTTATCTCGGCGACAAGCCGGCGCTGCGGTCCCTGAGCTGGGTGCTGGGCATGGCGGTGGTGGTAGGGCTGTTCGTGATGGCCATCACCAAATAG
- a CDS encoding diguanylate cyclase domain-containing protein — MSPQPMLTVEASSGAIVALNQLARDTLGLPEQTPALRDLFDNPSLARQFLLIARNNGFIRQFEARLRLAGGHRIWVLLAARLLERDGRALLIVNLTDIHERRVNEDALRESELRHRRVLETANEGYALFDARSGELLDVNPALCELLLYPRDALLRMRPEEVVTEDSMAQLQAQRDHWSGAPNRKLELGMRRANGERITVELSVSAISDQDGRLTSIFALVSDITARKLNEERVLYLAFYDTLTALPNRFLFVEHVEQALKQRARTGQQLALLFVDLDDFKRINDSLGHDAGDELLRLIAKRLLDCVRATDTVSRQGGDEFMVLLANLNRSQDAIQVADKMLLALAEPVTLEGEQVVIHASIGIALCPEHGETLADLRRHADSAMYQAKAAGKHRHASYQVED; from the coding sequence TTGTCTCCCCAGCCCATGCTGACCGTGGAGGCCAGCAGCGGCGCCATCGTCGCGCTCAATCAGCTGGCACGCGATACGCTGGGTTTGCCCGAGCAAACCCCGGCGCTGCGCGATCTGTTCGACAATCCCAGCCTGGCCAGGCAATTTCTGCTGATCGCCCGCAACAACGGCTTTATCCGCCAGTTCGAAGCGCGCCTGCGGCTGGCCGGCGGGCATCGAATCTGGGTACTGCTGGCGGCAAGATTGCTGGAACGGGACGGACGCGCCCTGCTGATCGTCAACCTGACCGATATCCACGAGCGGCGGGTGAACGAAGATGCCCTGCGCGAGAGCGAGCTACGCCACCGCCGCGTCCTGGAAACCGCCAACGAAGGCTATGCCCTGTTCGATGCCCGCAGCGGCGAGTTGCTGGATGTCAATCCGGCCCTGTGCGAGTTGCTGCTTTATCCACGCGACGCCCTGCTGCGCATGCGGCCCGAGGAAGTGGTGACCGAGGACAGCATGGCCCAGCTGCAGGCCCAGCGCGATCACTGGAGCGGCGCACCCAATCGCAAGCTGGAACTGGGCATGCGCCGGGCCAATGGCGAGCGCATCACCGTGGAGCTCAGCGTGTCGGCCATCTCCGACCAGGACGGCCGGCTGACCTCCATCTTTGCCCTGGTCAGCGATATCACCGCACGCAAGCTGAATGAAGAACGGGTGCTTTACCTGGCTTTCTACGACACCCTGACCGCGCTACCGAACCGGTTTCTGTTCGTCGAACATGTCGAGCAGGCACTCAAGCAACGGGCTCGGACCGGGCAACAGCTCGCGCTGCTGTTTGTCGATCTGGACGATTTCAAACGCATCAACGACAGCCTGGGCCACGACGCCGGCGACGAGCTGCTGCGCCTGATCGCCAAGCGGCTACTGGACTGCGTGCGGGCCACCGACACAGTTTCGCGCCAGGGCGGCGACGAATTCATGGTCTTGCTGGCCAATCTGAACCGGAGCCAGGACGCCATCCAGGTGGCGGACAAGATGTTGCTGGCGCTGGCCGAGCCGGTGACCCTGGAAGGCGAGCAGGTCGTTATCCACGCCAGTATCGGCATCGCCCTCTGTCCCGAGCATGGCGAGACCTTGGCCGATCTGCGCCGCCATGCCGACAGCGCCATGTACCAGGCCAAGGCCGCCGGCAAGCACCGGCACGCCAGCTATCAGGTCGAAGATTGA
- a CDS encoding dihydrofolate reductase — MLSLIAALARNHTIGIDNSLPWHLPEDLKYFRKTTSGHAIIMGRKTYESIGRPLPNRHNIVVSRNPDWRAEGVTVVHSIAAALAAAGTEEEVFLIGGATLYREALPMADRLYLTEIDADFSGDAFFPDVPYAQFKELQRDSHQGDDFAYSFVVYERNQPA, encoded by the coding sequence ATGCTTTCCCTTATCGCCGCACTCGCGCGCAACCACACCATCGGCATCGATAACAGCCTGCCCTGGCACTTGCCCGAAGATCTGAAGTACTTCCGCAAAACCACCAGCGGCCACGCCATCATCATGGGCCGCAAGACCTATGAATCCATCGGCCGGCCATTGCCCAATCGCCACAATATCGTCGTCAGCCGCAATCCTGACTGGCGGGCCGAGGGTGTCACGGTGGTCCATTCGATCGCGGCCGCCCTGGCGGCAGCCGGCACCGAGGAAGAAGTATTCCTGATCGGCGGCGCCACCCTGTATCGCGAAGCCTTGCCGATGGCCGACCGCCTGTATTTGACGGAAATCGACGCCGACTTCAGCGGGGATGCTTTTTTCCCCGACGTTCCCTACGCCCAGTTCAAGGAATTGCAGCGCGATTCGCACCAGGGCGACGATTTCGCCTATAGTTTCGTCGTCTACGAAAGAAACCAGCCGGCATAG
- a CDS encoding aminotransferase class I/II-fold pyridoxal phosphate-dependent enzyme, whose translation MNQAEVAAQYQAFKELGLKLDMSRGKPAPEQLDLSAGLLAELGDFKAQDGTDTRNYGGAVGLPEARALFGALLDVPAAQVVVDSNASLSLMHDVIAFALLHGTAGQPSWREQGAISFLCPVPGYDRHFAICEALGIKMINVPMTDAGPDMDLVESLVAGDAGIKGMWCVPKYSNPGGVVYSDEVVRRLAAMQTAAPDFRLMWDDAYHFHHLEARAVEIANVLDACAEAGNPDRAIIFASTSKVTHAGAGMAALAASPANIAWWQRHASVRSIGPDKVNQLRHVRFLRDKAGVEALMERHRLLLKPKFDAVHEQFGHLLGNVEGVSWTRPQGGYFIDLLTPPGKAKRTVALAKEAGITLTPAGASFPYGKDPLDRHIRIAPSFPSQQDITSAAKGIALALLLAAAE comes from the coding sequence ATGAATCAGGCAGAAGTCGCAGCCCAATACCAGGCATTCAAGGAGTTGGGCCTCAAGCTCGACATGTCGCGCGGCAAGCCTGCGCCCGAACAACTCGATCTGTCCGCCGGCCTGCTGGCCGAGCTGGGCGACTTCAAGGCGCAGGACGGTACCGATACCCGCAATTACGGCGGCGCCGTGGGCCTGCCGGAAGCACGCGCGCTGTTCGGCGCCCTGTTGGACGTGCCCGCCGCGCAAGTGGTGGTGGACAGCAACGCCAGCCTGTCGCTGATGCATGACGTGATCGCCTTCGCCTTGCTGCATGGCACGGCCGGCCAGCCGTCCTGGCGCGAGCAGGGCGCGATCAGCTTCCTCTGCCCGGTACCCGGTTACGACCGCCACTTCGCCATCTGCGAAGCGCTGGGCATCAAGATGATCAATGTGCCGATGACCGACGCCGGTCCGGATATGGACCTGGTGGAATCGCTGGTGGCCGGCGATGCCGGCATCAAGGGCATGTGGTGCGTGCCCAAGTACAGCAATCCGGGCGGCGTGGTGTACTCGGACGAGGTGGTGCGCCGCCTGGCCGCCATGCAGACCGCCGCGCCGGATTTCCGCCTGATGTGGGACGACGCCTATCACTTCCACCACCTGGAAGCCCGTGCGGTCGAAATCGCCAATGTATTGGACGCCTGTGCCGAAGCCGGCAATCCGGACCGCGCCATCATCTTCGCCTCCACTTCCAAGGTTACCCATGCCGGCGCCGGCATGGCCGCGCTGGCCGCCTCGCCGGCCAATATCGCCTGGTGGCAGCGCCATGCCTCGGTACGCAGCATCGGTCCCGACAAGGTCAACCAGCTGCGCCATGTACGCTTCCTGCGCGACAAGGCTGGCGTGGAAGCGCTGATGGAACGCCATCGCCTGCTGCTCAAGCCCAAGTTCGATGCGGTGCACGAACAGTTCGGCCATCTGCTGGGCAATGTCGAAGGCGTCAGCTGGACCCGGCCGCAGGGCGGCTACTTTATCGATCTGCTGACCCCGCCCGGCAAGGCCAAGCGGACCGTGGCCCTGGCCAAGGAAGCCGGTATCACGCTGACGCCGGCCGGCGCCTCCTTCCCCTATGGCAAGGACCCGCTGGACCGCCATATCCGCATCGCTCCAAGCTTCCCGTCGCAGCAGGACATTACGTCGGCGGCCAAGGGGATTGCCCTGGCCCTGCTGTTAGCCGCGGCAGAGTAA
- a CDS encoding thymidylate synthase, translating into MRTYLDLLQHVLDHGSTKTDRTGTGTRSVFGHQMRFDLRQGFPLVTTKKVHLKSIIHELLWFLKGDSNIAYLKENGVRIWDEWADAEGNLGPVYGVQWRSWPTADGRHIDQIAQVVQQIRTTPDSRRLIVSAWNVGEIEQMALPPCHAFFQFYVADGRLSCQLYQRSADLFLGVPFNIASYALLVMMVAQVCGLEPGDFVWTGGDCHIYTNHMEQVQLQLSRQPLALPTMKLNPAVKDIFGFRFEDFSLEGYESHPAIKGDVAV; encoded by the coding sequence ATGCGTACTTATCTCGATCTGCTCCAGCATGTCCTGGACCATGGCAGCACCAAGACCGACCGCACCGGTACCGGTACCCGCTCCGTTTTCGGTCACCAGATGCGCTTCGACCTGCGCCAGGGGTTTCCGCTGGTCACCACCAAGAAGGTGCATCTCAAGTCCATCATCCATGAGCTGCTGTGGTTCCTGAAGGGCGATAGCAATATCGCCTACCTGAAGGAAAACGGCGTGCGGATATGGGACGAATGGGCCGATGCCGAAGGCAACCTCGGCCCGGTCTACGGCGTGCAATGGCGCAGCTGGCCGACGGCGGACGGCCGCCATATCGACCAGATCGCCCAAGTGGTCCAGCAGATCCGCACCACCCCCGATTCGCGTCGGCTGATCGTCTCGGCCTGGAATGTGGGCGAGATCGAGCAGATGGCCCTCCCCCCTTGCCATGCCTTCTTCCAGTTCTATGTCGCCGACGGCCGGCTCAGCTGCCAGCTCTACCAGCGCTCTGCCGACCTGTTCCTGGGCGTACCGTTCAATATCGCCTCCTATGCCCTGCTGGTCATGATGGTGGCGCAGGTCTGCGGCCTGGAGCCGGGCGATTTCGTCTGGACCGGCGGCGACTGCCATATCTACACCAATCATATGGAACAGGTGCAGCTGCAGTTGTCGCGCCAGCCGCTGGCGCTACCCACCATGAAGCTGAACCCGGCGGTCAAGGATATCTTCGGCTTCCGCTTCGAGGATTTCAGCCTGGAAGGCTATGAATCGCATCCGGCGATCAAGGGCGATGTGGCGGTATAG
- a CDS encoding sensor histidine kinase encodes MEKCLEKLSHLTIALVPARADLIAFPAISSQVSRHGLASIMLPTSIQPKQEAIVAMSDRLAAAQDQLLPTEVSAETGFWFGRARNYPIFSPTWFRYRGLALLYLVAIASALALLAGWVSDSLSAKVVASSIAGALQLICLYCLGPWLAVKVRTLRWPPRQELFGLCLVLLLGLVASFGLDAGATRLIELEYPEKPDTVFSATFNAGPRNGADHAARRRVKPEPSDEDLSASFNSHAADVQAEQSDEDAAEVEQTDAEKRLAFWLEQTITLLVVTWLAGGFDLLAFLRQRRKLEQSVRERELAEARAARNEAELRLSVLAAQVEPHFLFNTLAGVRSAIGSDPVRATAIVDHLVDYLRATIPQIRRDGGSSQARLAAQLDAARAYLALMRARIPRLDYTVEVQPDLGEVSVPPLMLISLVENAVKHGVEPKIGPVRIELRAYREDGDDGAAIVLSVADNGVGFGGATSGSGIGLRNIRERLAAQYGDRAALTLQAGPAGGVIATIRLPLAESNPTELPG; translated from the coding sequence ATGGAAAAGTGCCTGGAAAAGTTGTCGCATCTTACCATCGCACTGGTGCCGGCCAGGGCTGACTTGATCGCTTTTCCCGCCATTTCGTCGCAGGTTTCCCGCCACGGACTCGCCTCGATTATGCTGCCCACGTCTATCCAACCCAAGCAGGAGGCCATTGTGGCCATGTCGGACCGGCTCGCCGCCGCGCAGGACCAATTATTGCCGACCGAGGTGTCGGCCGAGACCGGTTTCTGGTTTGGGCGTGCCCGCAACTATCCCATCTTCAGCCCCACCTGGTTCCGCTATCGCGGCCTGGCCCTGCTTTACCTGGTTGCCATCGCCTCGGCACTGGCCCTGCTGGCGGGGTGGGTCAGCGATTCCCTGTCGGCCAAAGTGGTGGCCAGCTCCATTGCCGGCGCGCTGCAGTTGATCTGCCTGTATTGCCTGGGGCCCTGGCTGGCGGTCAAGGTGCGCACGCTGCGCTGGCCGCCCCGGCAGGAATTATTCGGCTTGTGCCTGGTTCTCTTGCTGGGGCTGGTGGCCAGCTTTGGTTTGGATGCGGGTGCGACCAGGCTGATCGAGCTGGAGTATCCAGAAAAGCCGGACACGGTCTTCAGCGCAACCTTCAATGCCGGTCCGCGTAACGGGGCGGATCATGCCGCCCGCAGGCGGGTAAAGCCGGAACCGTCGGACGAGGACCTCAGCGCGAGTTTCAATAGCCATGCCGCCGACGTGCAGGCGGAGCAATCCGACGAGGACGCGGCCGAGGTCGAGCAGACCGATGCCGAGAAGCGCCTGGCTTTCTGGCTGGAACAAACAATCACCCTGCTGGTGGTGACCTGGTTGGCCGGCGGCTTCGATCTGCTCGCCTTTCTGCGCCAACGCCGAAAATTGGAGCAATCGGTACGCGAACGAGAGTTGGCCGAAGCCAGGGCGGCCCGCAACGAGGCCGAATTGCGGTTGTCGGTTTTGGCGGCACAGGTCGAACCGCATTTCCTGTTCAATACCCTGGCGGGGGTGCGCTCTGCCATCGGCTCCGACCCCGTGCGCGCTACCGCGATCGTCGATCACCTGGTGGACTACCTACGCGCCACCATTCCGCAGATCCGCCGCGACGGCGGGAGTTCGCAAGCCCGCCTGGCGGCCCAGCTGGACGCCGCCCGCGCCTATCTGGCCTTGATGCGGGCCCGGATTCCCCGTTTGGACTATACCGTGGAGGTCCAGCCGGACCTGGGCGAGGTATCGGTGCCGCCATTGATGCTGATATCGCTGGTGGAAAACGCGGTCAAGCACGGCGTCGAACCCAAGATCGGTCCTGTCCGCATCGAGCTGCGCGCTTATCGGGAGGACGGCGACGACGGCGCGGCCATCGTTTTGAGCGTCGCGGACAACGGCGTGGGATTCGGTGGGGCGACCTCGGGCAGCGGCATCGGCTTGCGCAATATCCGTGAGCGGCTGGCCGCGCAATATGGCGATCGGGCAGCGCTGACCTTGCAGGCAGGCCCGGCCGGTGGTGTGATAGCTACCATCCGATTACCGCTCGCCGAGTCGAACCCAACCGAATTGCCTGGATAA
- a CDS encoding LytR/AlgR family response regulator transcription factor, whose translation MPTAIIADDEDLPRSELRRMLAELWPALDILAECEHGADALEAIQQRRPDIAFLDIRMPGISGLDVAHAVNGRCHAVFTTAYENHALEAFEAGAIDYLLKPIARERLQQAVARLQERLDAAKPAPDLTGLMAELDRRLRPLEAAKRITWISASVGDVIKLFPVDDILFFESDEKYTRVVSRDDEAHVRKPLRELLEGLDPERFWQIHRGVVVRADAIARARRDEMGRITVEIRGRDDKLKVSQAYAWRFRTM comes from the coding sequence ATGCCTACCGCCATCATTGCCGACGACGAAGACCTGCCGCGTAGCGAACTGCGCCGTATGCTGGCCGAGCTTTGGCCGGCGCTCGATATCCTGGCCGAATGCGAGCACGGTGCCGACGCGCTGGAAGCCATCCAGCAACGCCGGCCGGATATCGCCTTCCTGGATATCCGCATGCCCGGCATCAGCGGGCTCGATGTGGCGCATGCGGTCAATGGGCGATGCCATGCGGTCTTTACCACCGCTTATGAAAACCACGCGCTGGAAGCGTTCGAGGCGGGTGCGATCGACTATCTGCTCAAGCCTATCGCCCGCGAGCGCCTGCAGCAGGCCGTGGCGCGCTTGCAGGAACGGCTTGACGCAGCCAAGCCGGCCCCTGACCTGACTGGACTGATGGCTGAACTGGACCGGCGCCTGCGTCCGCTGGAAGCGGCCAAACGTATCACCTGGATCAGCGCCAGCGTGGGCGACGTGATCAAGCTCTTCCCGGTCGACGATATCCTGTTCTTCGAATCGGACGAGAAATACACCCGCGTGGTGAGCCGCGATGATGAAGCCCATGTGCGCAAACCCTTGCGCGAATTGCTGGAAGGATTGGATCCCGAGCGGTTCTGGCAGATCCATCGCGGCGTGGTGGTCAGGGCCGATGCGATTGCGCGGGCCCGGCGCGACGAGATGGGCCGGATTACCGTGGAAATCCGCGGCCGCGACGACAAGCTGAAGGTCAGCCAAGCCTATGCCTGGCGGTTCCGTACCATGTAA
- a CDS encoding extracellular solute-binding protein, whose translation MAQIHFMPGLIGVLLATSAVAQAAGTVNIYNWNDYIAKDTAANFEKSAGVKVKYDVYDSNETLQAKLLTGKSGYDVVHPSADFAAKQIQAGVYLPLDKSKLANLANLNPEFLKKVEAIDPGNKFVVPYMWGTIAFGINTEKVKKALGTEPLPADMWQLVFDPKYTSKLKGCGISFIAQPKYLFNMVNIYHGKPANDFSKANVDAGLATLKAVRKDVRVFNDSPIDLLANGDVCVAMGYNGDVYIAKDRAAEAKKPQPIEYIVPAKGTMLWVDVMAIPKDSKNADNAYKWINNILDPKVVAAISNTVNYANPNSKATALVNKKLTGDAKIYPADAVLQTLQTAAALDQPTTMALTKAFNQFKTAR comes from the coding sequence ATGGCTCAAATCCACTTTATGCCCGGGCTGATCGGCGTGTTACTGGCCACCTCCGCAGTGGCGCAAGCCGCCGGCACGGTGAATATCTATAACTGGAACGACTACATCGCCAAGGACACCGCCGCCAATTTCGAGAAATCGGCCGGCGTGAAGGTCAAATACGATGTGTATGACAGCAACGAAACGCTGCAGGCCAAGTTGCTGACCGGCAAATCCGGTTACGACGTGGTGCATCCTTCCGCCGACTTCGCCGCCAAGCAGATTCAGGCCGGCGTGTACCTGCCGTTGGACAAGAGCAAGCTGGCCAACCTGGCCAACCTGAATCCGGAATTCCTGAAGAAGGTGGAAGCCATCGATCCGGGCAATAAATTCGTCGTGCCGTATATGTGGGGCACCATTGCCTTCGGCATCAACACCGAGAAGGTGAAAAAGGCGCTGGGCACCGAGCCGCTGCCGGCCGATATGTGGCAATTGGTATTCGATCCGAAATACACCAGCAAGCTCAAGGGCTGCGGTATTTCCTTTATTGCGCAGCCGAAGTACCTGTTCAATATGGTCAATATCTATCACGGCAAGCCGGCGAACGACTTCTCCAAGGCCAATGTCGATGCCGGTCTGGCGACCCTGAAGGCGGTCCGCAAGGATGTGCGCGTATTCAACGATTCGCCGATCGACCTGCTGGCCAATGGTGACGTCTGCGTGGCCATGGGCTACAACGGCGACGTCTATATCGCCAAGGACCGCGCCGCCGAAGCCAAGAAGCCGCAACCCATCGAGTACATCGTGCCGGCCAAGGGCACCATGTTGTGGGTGGACGTGATGGCAATCCCGAAAGACAGCAAGAACGCCGACAACGCCTATAAGTGGATCAACAATATCCTCGATCCCAAGGTAGTGGCGGCGATCTCCAATACGGTCAACTATGCCAATCCAAACAGCAAGGCGACCGCGTTGGTGAACAAGAAGCTGACCGGCGACGCCAAGATCTACCCGGCCGACGCGGTGCTGCAGACCCTGCAAACTGCAGCGGCTTTGGATCAGCCCACGACCATGGCGCTGACCAAGGCGTTCAATCAGTTCAAGACCGCACGCTAA
- a CDS encoding substrate-binding periplasmic protein, translating into MQALSGAWLFLLLLLPTAWAADELLIVRGEGNYPPYEMTVDGQLTGAHIELVQAVAREARLSVNIRSVAWARALEMTKRGLAQAVSFAAKTPEREAFLLFDDANILSSMRFGVFRLRGESGPSWNGKFASLQPYRIGIARAYAYPAEFTQAPALNKFAQDGGYEALLRALHNHRVDVIVGGVVEINSSAKEMGYADSTQLLPPTFGETASYLAFSRQGQGPAMAERFAAALRRMRADGRYQKILAQYGM; encoded by the coding sequence ATGCAAGCCCTCTCCGGCGCCTGGCTCTTCTTGCTTCTGCTGTTGCCGACTGCCTGGGCGGCGGACGAGTTGCTGATAGTGCGCGGCGAAGGGAATTACCCGCCCTACGAGATGACCGTGGACGGCCAACTGACCGGCGCCCATATCGAACTGGTCCAAGCCGTTGCCCGCGAAGCCAGGCTGTCCGTCAATATACGCAGCGTGGCCTGGGCACGCGCGCTGGAAATGACCAAGCGCGGCTTGGCGCAGGCGGTCAGCTTTGCCGCCAAGACCCCGGAACGCGAAGCCTTTCTGTTGTTCGATGACGCCAATATCTTGTCCAGCATGCGCTTCGGTGTTTTCCGCCTGCGCGGCGAGAGCGGACCGAGCTGGAACGGCAAATTCGCGTCCTTGCAGCCCTATCGTATCGGTATCGCCCGGGCCTACGCCTATCCGGCCGAATTCACCCAGGCGCCCGCCTTGAACAAGTTCGCCCAGGACGGCGGCTATGAAGCCTTGCTGCGCGCGCTGCACAATCATCGGGTCGACGTGATCGTCGGCGGCGTGGTGGAGATCAATAGCAGCGCCAAGGAAATGGGCTACGCGGATAGCACGCAATTGCTGCCGCCGACCTTTGGCGAAACCGCCTCCTACCTGGCCTTCTCCCGCCAAGGCCAAGGCCCCGCCATGGCGGAACGCTTCGCCGCCGCGCTCAGGCGGATGCGGGCGGATGGGCGCTATCAGAAAATACTCGCACAGTACGGGATGTAA